A window from Phalacrocorax carbo chromosome W unlocalized genomic scaffold, bPhaCar2.1 SUPER_W_unloc_11, whole genome shotgun sequence encodes these proteins:
- the LOC135310824 gene encoding adenomatous polyposis coli protein-like isoform X7 — MIRRQLEYEARQIRAAMEEQLGTCQDMEKRAQVRVMRIQQIEKDILCIRQFLQPQAAEAERTPQSKHDVGSHDTERHKESQGTAEISIATAGTGQGSAAQVDHETATVMNSSNNYSVPRRLTNHLGTKVEMVYSLLSMLGTHDKDDMSRTLLAMSSSQDSCIAMRQSGCLPLLIQLLHGNDKDSVLLGNSRGSKEARARASAALHNIIHSQPDDKRGRQESRVLHLLEQIRAYCEMCWKWQEAHEEVMDQEKPPMPAPVDHHICPAACVLMKLSFDEEHRHAMNELGGLQAIAELLQVDCEMSGLTNDHYSVTLRRYAGMALTNLTFGDVANKATLCSMKDCMRALVAQLKSESEDLQQVIASVLRNLSWRADVNSKKTLREVGSVKALMACALEVKKESTLKSILSALWNLSAHCTENKGDICAVDGALAFLVGTLTYRSQTNTLAIIESGGGILRNVSSLIATNEDHRQILRENSCLQTLLQHLKSHSLTIVSNACGTLWNLSARNAKDQEALWDMGAVSMLRNLIHSKHKMIAMGSAAALRNLMANRPAKYKDANIMSLGSSLPSLHVRKQKALEAELDTQHLSETFDNIDNLSPKASHHNKQRHKQNIYNEYVLDSSQHDDEISRSESFNAGHMTVLSPYLNATVLPGSSSSSRGNIENSRSEKDRSLDRDGAVGLNSYHPATENTGNSSKRIGMQITAAAQIAKVIEEVTSMHIPQADRNSCSTSEMHCLTEDRNVPRTAAAHTHSNTYFPKSENSNRTCPMLYTKMEYKRASNDSLNSVGSSDGYGRRGQMKPSIESYSEDDESKFRSYGQYPADLAHKIHSANHMEDNDEELDTPINYSLKYSDEQLNSGSQSPSQNERWARPKHIIDDEIKQNEQRQLRSQNATYSMYTESGDDKHMKYQSPFGQQECVSFRSRGSNGSEQGRVGSALGMNQKVNQSLRQVDDYDNDKLTNYSDHYSEEEQHKEEEDRPTNYSIKYNEEEHHVEQPIDYSLKYSTEVPPSSQNPSFTFSNSSSVQSTKTDHISSSCGNISTPSGNSERQNQLYPSSAQSRSSHAQKTASCKTPSINQETIQTYCVEDTPICFSRCSSLSSLSSAEDEIGCDQSTHVTDANNTLQIAELKENNEVLSTEGAVSEVASASQHIRTKSSRLQTPSLSPDSSRHKAVDFSSGAKSPSKNGAHTPKSPPEHYVQETPLMFSRCTSVSSLDSFESHSIASSVQSEPCSGMVSGIISPSDLPDSPGQTMPPSRSKTPPPAQGAQVKREVTKGKVPNTEKRASGPRQVAINEAVQRVQVLPDADTLLHFATESTPDGFSCSSSLSGLSLDEPFIQKDVELRMPPVHENEHGNEAEPEQPDDIKDNREKKAEKPTEAEKDIMDHSDDDDDIEILEECIISAMPTKSSCKAKKPSQASASKIPPPVTRKPKLPVYKLLPSQTGLQSPKHVSFTPGDDMPWVYFVEDTPINFSTATSLSDLTIELLPNEFANVENVGTRAESGDFEKRGTEGISTDDARRAKSSTRTVPGLDYDKTEEGDILAECINSAMPKGKSHKPFRVKKLMDQIQQSSLSVSNKNQSECDKKKPTSPVKPIPQNNEYRARVRKNTEPKSNINNERSYSENRDTKKQTLQNNSRYFNDKLPNNEERVKGSFSFDSPHHYTPIEGTPYCFSRNDSLSSLDFDDDDIDLSREKAELQKGKAKETETEDCTNTEQSSNQQPSNRTQVCKKYPTGRSQPKTFSQSTKDIPERGAATDEKMQNFAIENTPVCFSRNSSLSSLSDIDQENKNKESEPAKQTEAPDSQVESNRPQTSGYAPKSFHVEDTPVCFSRNSSLSSLSIDSEDDLLQECISSAMPKKKKPSKVMSENEKNSRNMGDILAEDLTLDLRKIQRPDSEHGFSPDSENFDWKAIQEGANSIVSSLHQAAAAASLARQASSDSDSILSLKSGISLGSPFHLTPDQEEKPFTSNKGPRILKLGEKSTLESKKVESESKGIKGGKKVYKSIITGKACSNSEVSSQLKQPQQTSMTSVSRGRTMIHIPGVRNSSSNTSPVSKKGPPLKNTNSKSLSEGRSSIISPRGVKSSVKPESAPVTRQPSQQSGSSKGPSRSGSRDSTPRPQQQPLSRPLQSPCQNSVSLGRNGISPPNKLSQLPRTSSPSTASTKSSSSGRMLYTAPGRQISQQNLTKQTALPKSTSGIPRSEFEASKGLNQILNSGGSKKKAELSRMSSTKSSGSESDRTERPVLVRQSTFIKEASSPTLRQKLEEFASFESLSPYRSGSPTRSQIQTPVLSPSLPDMSLSTHLTGQTSGWQNLPPNLSPSVEFDGRPAKRHDIARSHSESPSRLPISRSGTWKCEHSKHSSSLPHVSTWRRTGSSSSILSASSESSEKEKSKDEKQHGSSVSRHKQSKESQAPAKGTWRKIKENEIPQIMNDPQYSSSGATNDSDSKTLIYQMAPAVSKTEDVWVRIEDCPINNPRSGRSPTGNIPPVIDSVSEKGSMNDKDSKEINDKQNPGNGSVPVHTIGLENCPNSFFQIDSPAKKGTETKSVKNNPVPAPENNESTVSERTPFSSSSSSKHNSPSSTVAARVTPFNYSPSPRKSSADNSSSRPSQIPTPINNSTKKHDSKTENTDSSRTESPKRHSGSYLVTSV; from the exons GTGGAAATGGTGTATTCATTACTGTCGATGCTTGGTACCCATGATAAAGATGACATGTCACGAACATTGCTAGCGATGTCTAGCTCCCAAGACAGCTGCATAGCTATGCGTCAGTCTGGATGTCTTCCTCTCCTCATCCAGCTTTTACATGGCAATGATAAAGACTCTGTGTTGTTAGGAAATTCCCGTGGTAGTAAAGAGGCCCGTGCCAGAGCCAGTGCAGCACTGCATAACATCATTCACTCCCAGCCTGACGATAAGCGGGGCAGACAGGAAAGCCGTGTGCTTCACCTCTTGGAGCAAATCCGTGCTTACTGTGAAATGTGTTGGAAATGGCAGGAGGCACATGAAGAAGTCATGGACCAAGAAAAACCCCCAA TGCCAGCTCCAGTTGATCATCACATCTGTCCTGCAGCATGTGTTTTGATGAAACTTTCATTTGATGAAGAACACAGGCATGCCATGAATGAGCTTG gaggtTTGCAGGCCATTGCAGAACTCTTGCAAGTGGATTGTGAAATGTCTGGGCTTACAAATGACCACTATAGTGTTACATTAAGGAGGTATGCTGGAATGGCTCTGACAAACTTGACTTTTGGAGATGTGGCAAACAAG GCTACGTTATGTTCTATGAAGGACTGCATGAGAGCACTTGTAGCCCAACTGAAGTCTGAAAGTGAAGACTTGCAGCAG GTCATTGCAAGTGTTTTAAGGAATTTGTCCTGGCGAGCAGATGTAAACAGTAAAAAGACTCTCCGTGAAGTTGGAAGTGTGAAAGCATTGATGGCATGTGCTTTAGAAGTTAAGAAG GAATCCACCCTAAAAAGCATTTTGAGTGCCTTATGGAATTTGTCAGCACACTGTACTGAGAACAAAGGTGATATATGTGCTGTTGATGGTGCTCTTGCATTTCTAGTTGGTACACTGACATACCGGAGCCAAACAAACACTTTAGCCATCATAGAAAGTGGAGGAGGAATATTAAGAAATGTTTCTAGCTTAATTGCTACTAATGAGGACCACAG GCAAATCTTACGAGAGAACAGCTGCTTACAGACCTTGTTACAGCATTTGAAGTCACACAGTTTGACAATAGTCAGTAATGCATGTGGGACCCTGTGGAATCTTTCTGCACGAAATGCAAAAGATCAGGAGGCGCTGTGGGACATGGGAGCAGTGAGCATGCTCAGAAATCTCATTCACTCAAAACACAAAATGATAGCAAtgggcagtgctgcagctctaAGAAACCTGATGGCAAATAGGCCAGCAAAATATAAGGATGCCAACATCATGTCTCTGGGATCAAGCTTACCATCTCTTCATgttagaaaacaaaaggcaCTGGAAGCAGAATTAGATACTCAGCATTTATCAGAGACTTTTGACAACATAGATAATTTAAGCCCAAAAGCATCTCACCATAATAAGCAGAGACATAAGCAAAATATATACAATGAGTATGTTTTGGATTCCAGTCAGCATGATGATGAGATTTCCAGATCAGAGAGTTTTAATGCTGGTCATATGACTGTACTTTCACCATATTTAAATGCTACAGTATTGCCTGGCTCCTCTTCCTCTAGTAGAGGAAACATAGAAAACTCTCGATCTGAGAAAGACAGAAGTCTCGATAGGGATGGAGCAGTAGGTTTAAATAGCTATCATCCAGCTACAGAGAATACTGGAAACTCCTCTAAGAGAATAGGAATGCAGATTACTGCTGCAGCTCAGATTGCCAAAGTTATAGAAGAAGTAACAAGCATGCATATTCCACAAGCCGACAGAAATTCTTGTTCCACTTCTGAAATGCACTGTTTGACGGAAGACAGAAATGTCCCAAGAACAGCTGCTGCCCATACTCACTCAAATACATACTTTCCTAAATCTGAGAATTCAAACAGGACATGTCCTATGCTTTATACAAAAATGGAATACAAGAGAGCTTCAAATGATAGTTTAAATAGTGTCGGCAGTAGTGATGGCTATGGTAGAAGAGGCCAAATGAAACCTTCCATTGAATCTTACTCGGAAGATGATGAAAGTAAATTTCGTAGTTATGGTCAATACCCAGCTGACTTGGCACACAAGATACATAGTGCAAATCATATGGAAGACAATGACGAAGAGCTAGACACTCCTATTAATTATAGTCTTAAATATTCGGATGAACAGTTAAATTCTGGAAGCCAAAGTCCCTCTCAAAATGAAAGATGGGCAAGGCCTAAGCATATAATAgatgatgaaataaaacaaaatgagcaAAGGCAGTTAAGGAGCCAAAATGCAACTTATTCCATGTACACTGAAAGTGGAGATGATAAGCACATGAAATATCAGTCACCTTTTGGACAGCAAGAGTGTGTTTCTTTTAGATCAAGAGGATCCAATGGTTCAGAGCAGGGCAGAGTAGGCTCAGCTCTTGGAATGAATCAGAAAGTAAACCAGTCCTTGCGCCAGGTTGATGATTATGACAATGATAAGCTAACCAACTATAGTGACCACTACTCTGAGGAGGAACAGCACAAAGAGGAAGAAGACAGACCAACCAATTACAGCATAAAGTACAATGAAGAGGAACATCATGTTGAACAGCCTATTGATTATAGTCTAAAATATTCAACAGAAGTTCCTCCCTCTTCTCAGAACCcatcttttactttttcaaacaGTTCATCAGTGCAAAGCACTAAAACTGACCATATTTCCTCAAGCTGTGGGAACATATCAACCCCTTCAGGTAATTCAGAGAGACAGAATCAGCTTTACCCAAGTTCTGCACAGAGTAGAAGCAGTCATGCTCAAAAGACTGCCTCCTGTAAGACTCCCTCTATTAATCAGGAAACTATACAAACTTACTGTGTGGAAGATACACCAATATGTTTTTCAAGGTGTAGCTCTTTGTCATCTTTGTCATCGGCTGAAGATGAAATAGGATGTGATCAATCCACACATGTGACAGATGCTAACAACACATTACAGATAGCagaattaaaggaaaacaatgaggtTCTGTCTACAGAAGGTGCAGTAAGTGAAGTTGCATCAGCATCTCAGCACATCAGAACAAAATCTAGTAGACTTCAGACTCCTAGTTTATCTCCTGACTCTTCTAGACATAAAGCTGTTGATTTTTCTTCAGGTGCCAAATCTCCCTCAAAGAACGGTGCACACACTCCTAAAAGTCCACCAGAACATTATGTGCAGGAGACTCCACTCATGTTTAGCAGATGTACTTCTGTAAGTTCCCTGGATAGTTTTGAAAGCCATTCAATTGCTAGTTCAGTTCAAAGTGAGCCTTGCAGTGGAATGGTAAGTGGTATTATAAGTCCCAGTGATCTTCCAGATAGCCCTGGACAAACAATGCCTCCAAGCAGAAGTAAAACTCCACCCCCTGCTCAAGGAGCTCAAGTAAAGAGGGAAGTTACTAAAGGCAAAGTACCTAATACAGAAAAGAGAGCATCTGGTCCTAGACAGGTAGCTATAAATGAAGCTGTTCAAAGAGTTCAGGTACTGCCAGATGCTGATACATTATTACATTTTGCCACAGAAAGTACACCAGATGGATTTTCTTGCTCTTCTAGCCTAAGTGGTCTGAGTCTTGATGAACCATTTATACAGAAAGATGTAGAGTTAAGAATGCCTCCTGTACATGAAAATGAACATGGAAATGAAGCAGAACCTGAACAGCCAGATGATATAAAGGATAACcgagagaagaaagcagagaagcctactgaagcagaaaaagacattATGGATCATTccgatgatgatgatgatattGAAATATTGGAAGAATGTATTATTTCTGCAATGCCAACAAAATCTTCATGTAAAGCCAAAAAGCCTTCTCAAGCATCTGCTTCAAAAATACCTCCTCCTGTAACCAGGAAGCCAAAACTGCCAGTTTACAAACTTTTGCCTTCACAAACTGGATTGCAATCCCCAAAGCATGTGAGTTTTACACCTGGAGATGATATGCCATGGGTATATTTTGTTGAGGATACACCAATAAATTTCTCAACAGCTACATCTTTGAGTGACCTCACAATAGAATTGCTACCGAATGAGTTCGCCAATGTAGAGAATGTGGGTACAAGGGCAGAGTCAGGGGACTTTGAAAAGAGAGGCACAGAAGGTATAAGTACAGATGACGCTCGGAGAGCAAAAAGCTCAACTAGGACTGTCCCAGGACTGGATTATGACAAAACAGAAGAGGGTGATATTCTGGCCGAATGTATTAACTCAGCTAtgccaaaaggaaaaagtcaCAAACCTTTTAGAGTGAAGAAGTTAATGGATCAAATTCAACAATCATCTTTATCTGTAAGTAACAAAAATCAGTCAGAATGTGATAAAAAGAAGCCAACATCACCAGTAAAGCCCATTCCTCAAAATAATGAATATAGAGCACGtgtaagaaaaaacacagagcCTAAAAGCAATATTAATAATGAAAGAAGCTATTCAGAGAACAGAGACACAAAGAAACAGACTCTTCAAAATAATTCAAGATATTTTAATGACAAACTTCCAAATAATGAAGAGCGTGTAAAAGGAAGCTTTTCATTTGATTCCCCTCATCATTACACACCTATTGAGGGAACTCCTTATTGTTTTTCACGGAATGATTCCCTAAGTTCTTTAGATTTTGATGATGATGACATTGACCTTTCAAGGGAGAAGGCAGAattgcaaaaaggaaaagcaaaggaaacagaaactgAAGACTGCACTAATACAGAACAGTCTTCAAATCAGCAACCAAGTAATAGGACACAAGTTTGTAAAAAATACCCAACAGGCAGAAGCCAACCTAAAACTTTCTCTCAGTCAACTAAAGATATTCCAGAAAGAGGAGCAGCTACAGAtgagaaaatgcagaattttgcTATTGAGAACACACCTGTATGTTTTTCTCGCAATTCATCTCTTAGTTCTCTCAGTGATATTgatcaagaaaacaaaaacaaagaaagtgaACCTGCAAAACAAACTGAGGCTCCTGATTCACAGGTAGAATCAAATAGACCACAGACTTCTGGTTATGCACCTAAATCATTTCATGTTGAAGATACTCCTGTATGTTTCTCTAGAAATAGTTCTCTGAGTTCTCTTAGTATTGACTCAGAAGATGATCTGTTGCAGGAGTGCATTAGTTCTGCTatgcctaaaaagaaaaaaccctcaaaagtaatgagtgaaaatgaaaaaaattccagaaataTGGGTGATATATTGGCAGAAGATTTGACACTGGATTTGAGAAAGATACAGAGGCCGGATTCAGAACATGGTTTCTCACCTGATTCAGAGAACTTTGATTGGAAAGCTATACAAGAAGGTGCAAATTCTATAGTTAGTAGCTTGCATCAAGCTGCGGCTGCTGCATCACTGGCTAGACAAGCTTCATCAGACTCTGACTCTattctttcattaaaatctgGTATTTCTCTAGGGTCACCATTTCATCTTACCCCAGACCAAGAAGAAAAGCCTTTTACTAGTAATAAAGGTCCAAGAATTCTTAAGCTAGGGGAGAAGAGTACATTGGAGTCTAAAAAAGTAGAATCTGAAAGTAAGGGAatcaaaggagggaaaaaagtatataaaagTATAATTACAGGAAAAGCTTGCTCCAATTCAGAAGTTTCAAGCCAGTTAAAGCAACCACAACAAACAAGTATGACTTCAGTTTCACGTGGTAGGACAATGATTCATATTCCGGGAGTTCGAAATAGTTCCTCAAATACTAGTCCTGTTTCCAAAAAAGGTCCCCCACTAAAAAACACAAACTCCAAGAGTCTCAGTGAAGGCCGAAGTTCCATTATTTCTCCAAGAGGAGTCAAGTCATCAGTGAAACCCGAGTCAGCTCCTGTAACTAGGCAACCATCTCAACAGAGTGGATCAAGTAAAGGACCTTCTAGATCAGGATCTAGAGACTCCACTCCTAGACCTCAACAGCAGCCATTAAGCAGGCCTCTGCAATCTCCCTGCCAAAACTCAGTTTCCCTAGGAAGAAATGGTATAAGTCCTCCCAACAAACTGTCTCAGTTGCCGAGGACATCATCTCCTAGTACAGCTTCAACTAAATCTTCAAGTTCAGGAAGAATGTTGTATACAGCACCAGGCAGGCAGATAAGCCAGCAAAACCTTACAAAGCAAACTGCCTTACCTAAGAGTACCAGTGGCATTCCCAGAAGTGAGTTTGAAGCATCAAAAGGATTAAACCAAATTCTCAATAGTGGTGGatcaaaaaaaaaggctgaactATCCAGAATGTCATCCACAAAATCTAGCGGAAGTGAATCTGACAGAACTGAAAGACCTGTTCTGGTTCGTCAGTCAACTTTTATTAAAGAAGCTTCGAGTCCAACTCTAAGACAGAAATTAGAAGAGTTTGCTTCATTTGAATCTCTGTCTCCTTACAGGTCAGGATCTCCCACTAGGTCCCAAATACAGACTCCAGTTTTAAGTCCATCTCTTCCTGATATGTCTTTATCCACGCATTTAACTGGCCAGACTAGTGGTTGGCAAAATTTACCCCCTAATCTGAGTCCTTCTGTAGAATTTGATGGGAGACCAGCAAAACGTCATGACATAGCTCGTTCTCATTCTGAGAGTCCATCTAGATTGCCAATCAGTAGATCAGGAACATGGAAGTGTGAACATAGCAAGCATTCCTCATCACTTCCTCATGTAAGCACTTGGCGAAGAACTGGAAGTTCTTCCTCAATTCTGTCAGCTTCTTCAGAAtccagtgaaaaggaaaaaagtaaagatgAAAAGCAACATGGAAGTTCTGTTTCTAGACACAAACAAAGTAAAGAAAGTCAAGCACCAGCAAAAGGtacttggagaaaaataaaagaaaatgaaattcctCAAATAATGAATGATCCTCAGTATTCTTCCTCAGGTGCAACAAATGACTCTGATTCCAAAACTCTAATTTATCAGATGGCACCGGCTGTCTCTAAGACAGAGGACGTGTGGGTGAGGATAGAGGACTGCCCTATTAATAATCCTCGATCTGGAAGATCCCCAACTGGAAATATTCCCCCTGTTATTGACAGTGTTTCAGAGAAAGGGAGTATGAATGATAAAGATTCTAAAGAGATTAATGATAAACAAAATCCAGGGAATGGAAGTGTTCCTGTTCATACCATTGGTTTAGAAAATTGTCCAAACTCTTTCTTTCAGATAGACAGTCCAGCCAAGAAAGGAACGGAAACAAAATCTGTAAAGAATAATCCTGTTCCTGCaccagaaaataatgaaagtacTGTTAGCGAGCGTACACCATTCAGTTCCAGTAGCTCAAGCAAACATAACTCCCCCAGCAGTACTGTTGCAGCAAGAGTGACTCCTTTCAACTACAGTCCAAGTCCCAGGAAGAGTAGTGCAGACAACAGTTCTTCTCGGCCATCACAAATACCAACGCCAATAAATAACAGCACAAAGAAACATGACTCGAAGACTGAAAATACAGACTCCAGCAGAACTGAGAGTCCTAAACGTCATTCTGGCTCTTACCTGGTGACTTCTGTTtaa